DNA from Scheffersomyces stipitis CBS 6054 chromosome 1, whole genome shotgun sequence:
AAGTCAGtgtttccaacttggcaaCGTCCACTGCTGGTGTGACTTCTAGAGTTGACAATGACTTGAAAATCGCATGGAGATATGGAGTGAATAGCAAGCAGAAATCGGCATCTCCAGAACCTTTTGAAAACAGTGCATATGAATACTACATCAACCAATTCGATATCACCCAGAAACTTGCCCCTGGTCCAAATGCCCAAGATATTTCGTTTGTTCCTGTAGGTCTTAGTCATATTCAATTAATCCAACAGATCCAGAGCATCATCCAACGTCATGTCAAGTTAAATCCAGCTATTGTGATAAGAATCGCTATCCCTGGACTTCTTAATCCTACAGGCTACAATCCATTGAGCTCTTCGCCTACATTTTTATATCCGTTTGTTCACTCCTTGCGAGCCATACTTAGGCAATATAGCCAGAATGTGGTTCTTGTTGCATCGCTATCTTCAGATCTCTATCCTCGAGATTCGAACGTAGCCCATGTACTTGAATCGTTGGCCGATTCGTGCATTCACCTTCAGCCATTCAACCAAGAGATGACCCAGTTGATCGAAAGAGCCTACAAGAATGAACCATCCAAGATCCAGCAGGGTCTTGTCAATATCGTCAAGTTGCCTGTTCTCTCGGAGAAAGGAATGATGATGATTCATGAAGGAGAATACGCATTCAAGaatggaagaaagaaattcGAAATAGAAGAGTGGGGCATTCCAGTTGAGGACTCTGAAAAAGAGGAACATACTACTGCCGAAGGTGGCACTACTAAAAAGAACCTCGACTTCTGATGCATATAGATTAATCAATGATAACGATAATGTCATTTGTAAACATGTAAAACTGTAGCTGTATCAATTATTtatttctatattctatGATACGCAATTCGTTTCTTCGTTCCTTTGTTCCTTTGTTTTCTAGTGGTGTGGTTCTAGCAATTGTAGTAACTTGTCTACCTTTGAGTCCATAGCAGTGATTTTATCCATGACTTTGGCCATATCATTTCGAATTTCTGAAACAtccaatttcaatttgtatACTGTCTCTTCGATAGTTGATGGTTCTTCCAGTTTTGAATCTACTGTTTCTAGCTCTTTgatttctacttcatctttaAATGTGACTCTAGGCTTCTTGGCCTGGTTCTGCGTTTCTAGTTGTAATTGTCTTTTTCTGGCCGTTTCGTGTTCCAATTGAGAGATCTGGTTTCTTCGCACTGGTGAACCACTTCTCCGTACAGGGGAAAGACCTCTAGACCTTGGTCTGTCGAGTACCTTTTTTAACTCATTGCTAGGACTGGTTTCCCGTTGTAGTAGTACTCTTTGAGGAGCTAAGGATATAGACGTGGAATCGAGTTTGACTGAAGTAGACGCTATCCTTTTTGTTGGGGAGTACTTTTCACTGAGTTTTCCACTCTCTGAATACGGAGTCATTGTAGTGCCGGTAACGATTGTAATAAGAAGATCCAGAGGGTTTGGCAATTTGAAGTCGCAGTTCTTCAGAAAAAAtgtgggtgcaaaattacAGAGAAAATAAGTAGATAGAAAGTAACGAGAGACAAGAAatagagttgaagttctgcaagaagaatcttcatAACCTCTTTGTTTCCTATTGAAaagacttgttgaagttagTTATATGGAGTTTTTAAAAAGTGTCTCTGAACTTATCAATTTCACCGTTGTAACCAGCTCAGCACTCTTCAGACGACCATCATAGTTAGTAATCCGGACACTCAATTCAattgtattctttttcaGACAATAATTTCTCGTAAGTCTGTCTCCTTCTGCCATGTCTGCTTCTTATGTGACACGCTCCGTCTACCGTCTTTGCTGCTACCTTTGTCACTACGTTCATATCGTAGCTTCACTATCTATTTCTTACGTCCTGCACAAGTGTCAACTAATTACACCTGTTTAGGAAAATTAATCGCATACGCgtcaatttttttcacgACTGGTAAAGATCACCAGCTGGATtaggaatttttcaaatcacAATCTCgcttctctttttctgcGATTGACCTTGGTCTCATTTTCTGGTGTCTTAAATCTTTACTTTCCTCtcgttttcttctatattCTGACAGgaacaagaatatccagaGTATCCTGAATCCAATTTTTAGAGATTCATTCAGAATGTCTTCTCCACCTACAAATCCTTCTGGCACTGGCTCAAACAGAAACGAGTCACAGTCGCAATCCCAGACCCACCAACCTGCGGTGCCCTCGTCTCCGTTGTTCTTTGGCTCGTCCAATCCAGCCTCTGAGGCCAGCATAATACAATCGCAATCCCAATCGCAAAGAAACGtttcttctccttttcACTATACATCAGATGCCTCTTCGTCACAAAGAAGAACCGATGCATTGACCAGTGATGTTGACCGAGTCAGGAGAACCCACAGAAGTGACCTCAACGACGCGTCacccagaagaagaaccattGTCGCTGACTTGGGATCTTCCAACGTGCCAACCACCCCTGCTGACGGCGGTTCAGATAATGCCTATGAGCCTCAAAGAGTCATCTGGGGTACCAACGTCTCCATCCAAGACATCTCCAACACTTTCAGAGAATTCTTGTTGACGTTTAGATTTAGAGAGCGTAAAATCCATGAGGGCCTAGAAGTGCTACCAGAAGACAATGAGCTCTACTACGTCAACCATTTGAACAACATGAGAGAGCTTGGTGTCACTAACTTGAACCTCGATGCTAAAAACTTGGAGGCGTGCAAATTGACACAGAGGTTATACCGCCAGTTGATCAACTACCCTCAGGAAGTTGTTCCCACTATGGATCACACCATTAAGGATTGTATGATCCAAGTCACAAATGATTACAACCAAACAGCTGAAGAGCCAAGCAACCTCGATGTCATTGAAACCAACGTCTACACTGTTCGCCCCTACAACATCAACATGGTGGAAAGAGGTATGAGAGACTTAAATCCCAACGATATCGACAAGTTGGTCAGTGTCAAAGGTTTGACATTGCGTTCGTCAGCTATTATTCCTGATATGAAGGtagccttcttcaagtgtAATGCCTGTGGCCACACTGTGGCTGTAGAAATAGACCGTGGGGTCATCTCGGAACCAACAAAGTGTCCCAGAGAAGTCTGTGGCCAGACCAACTCAATGATGCTCATCCACAATCGTTCTTCATTTGCAGACAAACAAGTCATCAAGTTACAGGAGACTCCTGATTTAGTTCCTGACGGACAAACACCACattccatcaacttgtgCGTCTACGATGAATTGGTCGATTGCTGTCGTGCTGGTGATCGTGTAGAGGTCTGTGGTATCTTCAGATCGTTGCCAGTAAGAGCCAACTCCAGACAAAGagccttgaagaatctcTACAAAACCTATTTAGATGTACTTCATGTCAAGAAAATCgacaagaagagattgggTGCCGATATCTCTACTTTGCAAAACGAAATAACTgacaaagaacaagaagtcgAGCAAGTGAGGAAAATTTCTGAGGAAGAGATAGCCAAAATCACAGAAATATCTCAGAGAGATGATTTGTACGAAGTGTTGGCCAGATCAATGGCTCCCTCTATCTACGAAATGGACGATGTCAAGAAGGGGGTCTTGTTGCAGTTATTTGGGGGAACCAACAAGACATTCAAGAAAGGTGGAAGATATAGAGGGGATGTCAATATATTGTTGTGCGGAGATCCTTCCACTTCCAAGTCTCAATTGCTACAATACGTCCACAAGATTGCCCCTAGAGGTGTCTACACTTCTGGTAAAGgttcttctgctgttgGTTTGACTGCCTATATCACCAGAGATATCGACACCAAGCAATTGGTGTTAGAAAGTGGTGCTTTGGTTTTGTCCGATGGAGGTGTATGTTGTATTGATGAATTCGACAAAATGAGTGATTCCACCAGGTCAGTTTTGCACGAAGTTATGGAACAGCAGACGATTTCTATTGCCAAGGCCGGTATAATCACTACTTTGAATGCCAGAACCTCCATTCTTGCATCTGCCAATCCTATCAACTCCAGATATGATCCTAACTTGCCTGTTACTGCAAATATCGATTTACCTCCGCCATTGCTTTCAAGATTTGACTTGGTCTACTTGATTTTGGACAAGGTTGACGAGAAGATCGATAGACAGTTGGCCAGACATTTGACGGATATGTACTTGGAGGACGCACCAGAGACTGTGACAAGTAATGTTGTTCTTAGTGTGGAAACCTTGACTTCTTATATTCAATACGCAAAGGAAAACTTCAACCCAGTGATGACAACTGAAGGTAAGAACGAGTTGGTCAGAGCCTATGTTGAAATGAGAAAGCTTGGTGAAGACGCCAGATCGTCAGAAAAGAGAATCACAGCTACTACCAGACAACTAGAGTCCATGATCAGATTGTCAGAAGCCCATGCTAAAATGAGATTGTCAAATTATGTAGAATTAATCGATGTCAAGGAGGCCGTCAGATTGATCAAGTCGGCTATCAAAGACTACGCCACTGACCCAATCACCGGTAAGATCGACATGGATATGGTTCAAACCGGTACTACTTCGGCACaaagaagagttcaagaagacttgaGTAGtgaaatcttgaacattcttgatgaaagcaacaacttgatcagATTCAACGATCTTGCTGTAAAGCTTAATGAAAGATCTTCCATCAGAGTGGAGAACCTGGACATCAACGAAGGGATCAAGAGGTTGCTGCAGGAAGGtaagattgttgaagtagGCGACAGTCACAGAAGAACCATCAGAAAGATTTCCCTTTTGTAGAGGTGAGGTATAATTACATttatttcttgtttgtaTTCTAGTTGAGAATTGACTGATTCCATTGAGGATCataatatacaaatatatacAAGGCATGTAGATGGATCGATAGGTATTCTGCTACTAGATCTTCTTAGGAAGATTTCACAGCAAAATTCAAGAGCTTGAGCTtacaagaacttcttggtttcTATAGGTCTAGGTACTGGAACAACAGAGTCTTCCacttcttgatgttcaacttgaggATCTTCCTTTTGTACTActgattcttcaacactttcttctgtcatcttcaagaagttctccAACTGTTCATCCAATTCTATGTCTGTTACGGTATTGTAGTTGTTTCTCGTCAAGGTATTGGCTATTCTCAACTCCCTTGCTATATCCACATGCTCATTACGACTAACTCTCTCTATTATTTCCTCCAAAATGAcaaatttggaattgtgTGCATTCACAAGGGTCTCCAACTCCTTTCTGTTTTTCATGAAGTCTACCACTGCTGTTCCAAATACCAAAGTTAGGAATATAGACTTGAACACTGGAGTCTTCATAAGATCTCTCACTGTCGGTCTCTTTCTCACAAAAGTCTGTCCCGAAGTTGTAGTAGAGTTTGCGCGTGTTAGGTGAGCACGTCTCAATGTTCTGCTAGTGAATCTGTACATTTCAGTATCGGTCAGGGGGTGATCTGTAAATAGCTGAAAATATGTAATAGTACTTCAATCTTGATCACAGTGAAGATTTAGACTTGGTAATGGTATCACGTGATTTGTTGTGCCAGAagaatgggtgcaaattgTATAATACTTCAAAATAGAAAAGCCCGTAAGACAGATTAAGTGTAAAGAATTATTCGTGGTAGATATAATTATGTTGTGTATTCTGTCTTCTGTTAAAGCACTTCTAGTAGTTTTGGAGTATTTAATAAAATTGCAGAAAATTGTAcaaaaaatgaagataattGCCAAGTGTCTTAATACAAAGTAATAGTAAAGATTATGAAACTcaaaacttcttcaaatttgtcAGAAACCCCAAATATTCCACCAAACAAGACTCACACCATGGTTATAACTTTTTAAACCATGAAAGGAAAGCTTGTCGTCATATTCTTTCATGGTTGAAAATATAGAATCTTCTCATTATTAAATTCACGCTCGCCCGGCACTACCGAGAAACTTCTCGCTAACTCCTCTCCCTAACGGTGCTCGAAACCTGGTCTTGACGCGTTACTCCTCCCTAAAGTCGCAGACTGTACGTCTCTCTCTCTCACTAATTCTACTAGTTACACAAGAATTTTCCACTCCTTCATATGGCGCTCTCACGGCACAAACAATCAGTTCCAGCCTGATCCAGATTTCTCCAGCTATTTCTTTCACGCTTTCACTGCTTCTTTCAGGGCTATCATCCACAACCATACGCTATGAAGGTGCCCAAAGTGACCAGTATCCTCCTTGTGGTGCTTGTGTCGCTCACGATGCTCAACTTCATTCTAAAGTACTACACCTACTTTGTCTTAATAGTTCTGTCTTCTAAGCATTCAGCTAGTGAAGTCAATTCCATAGCCCAGGAAACGGGTGAAGTACCTCATCCACACGAGCTCTTCGTGCCTTTGCTCACATTCATCCCATCTAGATCGCCGGTATTCCTGCGACCCTGGGTGCTTATCACTTCTTCCTTCATTGAGGAAAACTTTGTAGGACTCACCATGAGCTTCATGCTCTTCTTTTATCTTGGAaagtacttggaaaacATGTGGGGCTCGAAGGAATTGACCAAGTTTGTGTTTGCCAATGTGATTGTAGCCAATGTCACGTTGTACTTTTACTACGTTTTGAAGAGCTTTGTCATCAGTGAACAAACCATGGAAGTACCTCCTGTAGTCATCTCAGCAATGGCTGTCAACATGGGTCTCTTCGTTGCCATCAAGCAGAGAATATCCAACCActacttcatcttcttcaagggTAACTTGCGGGTAAAGGTCACGTTCTTGCCTTTTATCCTCTTGGTGTTGTGTTTCTTGCTTCTGCTAATATCCGAAGAGTTCTACATTTCGTTTCTCCTAAGCTTTCTTGGGTTTGTAATAAGCTGGACTTATTTGCGATTCTTCAAGGCCGGTACCAACGACCGCCAGTCGTATCTCCTCCCGTTTGCCTTGAACAGAAAGAGATCGTCTAAAAACAAGTACAAGCTCCATCCAACAGGTCCTGAGAATCTCACCGTCGGCTCCAGTAGTGCCTTGGGTCAGGTGCCTTCCTCAGCATCTacaaatcttcaaatcgATAGCTCTTACATCAAGGGTGATCGTTCTGAACAATTCTCACTATACACATTCTTCCCAGCACCTTTGTCGTTCGTGGTGAAGATGGTGTCTTCCGTAGTCTTCAACACTTTAGTACACTACCATTTCTTAAACTCTAAGGACTTTGCCACAATTGACGTagacgatgacgacaacTTACAAATGGAGGATGTCAACAACCTACAGACTACATTATTCGACTTGTCACCGCTCAAGGGAGCAGAAAACGTATCTGCTATTCCCCATGCTGGCTCCAGTATCAAGAAGGTATGGGACTGGTTTTCCAGCAGCAAATCACAGTCAACCAAGCCATTTAGCATTAAGTCCAGTATggacaaaagaagaaaattaGCATTGAAGGAGTTAGAATAGAGACGGGGTTATTGCATTTCACACTTTATAGATAGTAAACTCTGTATATATTCAATCTACACGGAAGTAACCAAACAAATCAAAATAAGAATATGCTTATATTTCTATGTCTATGATGCAAATGTAACATTATGAAGATGGTATGCagcttccttttcaaaGCTTATCAAGCTACAATGTTGCGTTCGTGTTTGTCAAGGATCCTTTTGACTACTCCCAAGAGAATATCCTCTCGATCGTGCCAGACATCCTTGATGTCTTCAATATTGTATACCAATTTGATattattcaacaaatattcGATTTGCCTGTAGTTCTTTAACGGAACCCACTCCCTGATCGACAACAAATACCAGAGCGATGACTTTCTGTATCTCATGAGTCCATCCAAGCCATTGTTCTGAGGGGCGTGCAACTTATTCGGATTCTTATAGAAACCGATTTCACCTTCTTCCCCAagttcctcttcttcactgaGTTCCTGCTTGCTATGAAACTGACTAGCCGCATCAAAATGCAACAAATGCCTGTTTTCGTCactcaagaagttgcaTTTTCCGAAACTGTAGCCAAGTCTTTCGTAGAGAATGGCACGAATAACCTGTGATCTCTGATTATTAGCTATGAGATGAGAGTCAAACTCACTAACAAGTTTCAATAGGTACTTCTCTATCAAGTCGTTCCACCACCAGGAGATGCTGAAGGTGGAACACATGCAAAGCAACAACTCTACAACTATGGTCAATGTCTTGAGACTGtatgacttcaagttcaaacGAGATTTGAAGGTGTACGACAAGTTATCGATATAAGGCTCTATTATGTCATGGCGGATCTTTCTGAGGGTGTTCTTGTCTGGCTGAATCGGATTCAAGTTCACCTGTTGTGTCTGTGCAAGTAGTAAAGACACTATACACATTTCCTGGGTACTGGCTACATAAACCCATGCCTTGTCGTTAGTGTagtccttcttgatcaagtcaTAGGTGGAGTAGGCGTACTTGAAATCTTTGAGAATGAGAGACCAGTCTGCAAGTTTACGAATCGTTTGCTCAGGAGTAGACTTGTAGTAGAAATTCTCATGATAATTGAAAGAAGCTGAGTTCAAACCTGAAGACGAGGATAATGAAGTGACGTTAGATAGATTTGAGTCGCTgctattgttgttgaagaacttccTCGATGCTGAGAAGAAGCGTCCTGTAATAGACTTTTTGGGTTGAAGCATCTGATCGTCCCAAAATCTGATCTTGGATTGCATGTGTGGAATGAGATATTTATTGATGTACTCATACAACTTTGTTCTAATCACGGCATCCGCTGATTTAGGAATATGGATATAGTTGGGAGTCGTTGTGGATGACTGTTGAAGGGATATTCTCTGGAGATCCTCTTCTATCGTCGAGTTCTCTATGATGGACATCTTAATGAAGTTATCCTGGGTATCCTTCGTTTCTGCAATAGGAAATGCAGTGGAATTTATACTTAACGTTGATTTgatctggttctggaatGAGATGACCTCGTTATTGGGGACTTTATTGGAGTCGTAGATAATAAAAACATGGATGAGCAAATCGTCGATCTGGAAGAACTTGGGAAAGCTGAAGTTGCGGAAGTCTACAATTAGCCTACGGAGCAAATCCAACGAGTCGCGTTCGTATTCTACAACAAACACCTGCGAAATGGGATGATTGAATGTCTCAAATGGAACAATACGGTTTGAAGtgatgatcttgttgaaaaagtGCAAGTACAAGTCTTTTTCTGCTGTGTCTTTACTGCTGTGCTTTAAGAGCAACTCGAGAGAACTGATGCTAAACAACTGGCTCAATTGAGACAGCTTAAGCCCTGATTCGCTGATGGAAGTGATGCCAGCCGAAGTGTTGGTGCTATTGGTTGAGCTGGCATTGAAAACGGACAAGAGTTCAGGAAGCAGAGGTTCAAAACGTACGGGGAAGCTGGGATAGTTTTTCGTGATGAGCTGGTTGTTGATAATCTTGAACAGCTGGTTCGGTATGGTGTACTTGGCGTTATTTCCGTAGGGCTTGAACACCTGCAGCGTCAGGATGTGTTCGTTGTGGAGTATGTTCTGGAAGAAGGCATCTGCGTTGTGAGACAGCTGGATGGAAATGAGAGGAGAAAACGTATGGTGGAGAAGATGCTGTCTGGCCGTGTACGGATCCAAGCCGATCGGGAAGTCCATTGAATGATAAGTGTGCGggagagaagaaagaagaagtggatGAACAGTTGGCTTCCGATTTCAGAGCTTTAGCTTCAATATTCTCAATGCTAAATTCAATACTGTACTGTACTGGATCAAAGACATAAGATAGAGTGAATAGCTCTTTCACTTTTTGAATAGACTGAGATTCTCCAGAAGTAAAAGGCTCACGTGATCTAGTATATCCAGTACGTCTAGAATACTGTGTTGGCACGATATGAGATGGTGGCAACGGATAGAGTGTGATCTCACTTAGCTATGTATGATTCAGAGAATCTTACTTTTAGTACGGACTCAGATTGTATGGAGAGGAAAGTAGAAAAGTGAGAAATAGAGAGGTCATGTGACTAAAATAGATTACAGACATATGGAAACTGAAGCAGACAGAGCAATGTATTCGGTAAGACTGCTGACGAGTTCTGTACACACAACATCAAGGCTGCTGCGTCTGAATCTGGCCCATTTCATTACCTACTCTTCGACTATCACGCTCTACAGTGTCAACTAACGCAATCAATTAGGTATGGGCTGGTTCGCGTGTTGGTAGCGCCGCCAAATAAAGTATGCCTCAGTGTGCCCAGGTTACATTTTCTGCATATAGGATGTTTTTGTTTCTCGAGAACCAGCCTCGCAATCACGTGCCGCACCCAAAACGAAGCGGCCCTCGCCCAAACAAGATACAAG
Protein-coding regions in this window:
- a CDS encoding predicted protein, which gives rise to MKVPKVTSILLVVLVSLTMLNFILKYYTYFVLIVSSSKHSASEVNSIAQETGEVPHPHELFVPLLTFIPSRSPVFSRPWVLITSSFIEENFVGLTMSFMLFFYLGKYLENMWGSKELTKFVFANVIVANVTLYFYYVLKSFVISEQTMEVPPVVISAMAVNMGLFVAIKQRISNHYFIFFKGNLRVKVTFLPFILLVLCFLLSLISEEFYISFLLSFLGFVISWTYLRFFKAGTNDRQSYLLPFALNRKRSSKNKYKLHPTGPENLTVGSTSTNLQIDSSYIKGDRSEQFSLYTFFPAPLSFVVKMVSSVVFNTLVHYHFLNSKDFATIDVDDDDNLQMEDVNNLQTTLFDLSPLKGAENVSAIPHAGSSIKKVWDWFSSSKSQSTKPFSIKSSMDKRRKLALKELE
- a CDS encoding predicted protein, whose protein sequence is MTPYSESGKLSEKYSPTKRIASTSVKLDSTSISLAPQRVLLQRETSPSNELKKVLDRPRSRGLSPVRRSGSPVRRNQISQLEHETARKRQLQLETQNQAKKPRVTFKDEVEIKELETVDSKSEEPSTIEETVYKLKLDVSEIRNDMAKVMDKITAMDSKVDKLLQLLEPHH
- a CDS encoding predicted protein produces the protein MKEYDDKLSFHGLKSYNHGLFTDHPSTDTEMYRFTSRTLRRAHLTRANSTTTSGQTFVRKRPTVRDLMKTPVFKSIFLTLVFGTAVVDFMKNRKELETLVNAHNSKFVILEEIIERVSRNEHVDIARELRIANTLTRNNYNTVTDIELDEQLENFLKMTEESVEESVVQKEDPQVEHQEVEDSVVPVPRPIETKKFL
- a CDS encoding predicted protein yields the protein MSFRKRSDIIGGGSSAVPGRAPSGIGRAPVGSGAIPGRTPAHPRLSINSRIPVEVEEISALKNPSVRPSLISSQPTVSTGTGDLDKLLLHQGLPLGHSLLVEESGTTDFASVILRAFVSQGIMHNRINKDQINSHVIAVGISTQWTANLPGLYKGSSKDQKKAKILANESKVSVSNLATSTAGVTSRVDNDLKIAWRYGVNSKQKSASPEPFENSAYEYYINQFDITQKLAPGPNAQDISFVPVGLSHIQLIQQIQSIIQRHVKLNPAIVIRIAIPGLLNPTGYNPLSSSPTFLYPFVHSLRAILRQYSQNVVLVASLSSDLYPRDSNVAHVLESLADSCIHLQPFNQEMTQLIERAYKNEPSKIQQGLVNIVKLPVLSEKGMMMIHEGEYAFKNGRKKFEIEEWGIPVEDSEKEEHTTAEGGTTKKNLDF
- a CDS encoding predicted protein; translated protein: MDFPIGLDPYTARQHLLHHTFSPLISIQSSHNADAFFQNILHNEHISTSQVFKPYGNNAKYTIPNQSFKIINNQLITKNYPSFPVRFEPSLPELLSVFNASSTNSTNTSAGITSISESGLKSSQLSQLFSISSLELLLKHSSKDTAEKDLYLHFFNKIITSNRIVPFETFNHPISQVFVVEYERDSLDLLRRLIVDFRNFSFPKFFQIDDLLIHVFIIYDSNKVPNNEVISFQNQIKSTLSINSTAFPIAETKDTQDNFIKMSIIENSTIEEDLQRISLQQSSTTTPNYIHIPKSADAVIRTKLYEYINKYLIPHMQSKIRFWDDQMLQPKKSITGRFFSASRKFFNNNSSDSNLSNVTSLSSSSGLNSASFNYHENFYYKSTPEQTIRKLADWSLILKDFKYAYSTYDLIKKDYTNDKAWVYVASTQEMCIVSLLLAQTQQVNLNPIQPDKNTLRKIRHDIIEPYIDNLSYTFKSRLNLKSYSLKTLTIVVELLLCMCSTFSISWWWNDLIEKYLLKLVSEFDSHLIANNQRSQVIRAILYERLGYSFGKCNFLSDENRHLLHFDAASQFHSKQELSEEEELGEEGEIGFYKNPNKLHAPQNNGLDGLMRYRKSSLWYLLSIREWVPLKNYRQIEYLLNNIKLVYNIEDIKDVWHDREDILLGVVKRILDKHERNIVA
- the MCM4 gene encoding DNA replication licensing factor, MCM4 component (DNA replication licensing factor, MCM4 component essential for initiation of DNA replication (CDC54)), with amino-acid sequence MSSPPTNPSGTGSNRNESQSQSQTHQPAVPSSPLFFGSSNPASEASIIQSQSQSQRNVSSPFHYTSDASSSQRRTDALTSDVDRVRRTHRSDLNDASPRRRTIVADLGSSNVPTTPADGGSDNAYEPQRVIWGTNVSIQDISNTFREFLLTFRFRERKIHEGLEVLPEDNELYYVNHLNNMRELGVTNLNLDAKNLEACKLTQRLYRQLINYPQEVVPTMDHTIKDCMIQVTNDYNQTAEEPSNLDVIETNVYTVRPYNINMVERGMRDLNPNDIDKLVSVKGLTLRSSAIIPDMKVAFFKCNACGHTVAVEIDRGVISEPTKCPREVCGQTNSMMLIHNRSSFADKQVIKLQETPDLVPDGQTPHSINLCVYDELVDCCRAGDRVEVCGIFRSLPVRANSRQRALKNLYKTYLDVLHVKKIDKKRLGADISTLQNEITDKEQEVEQVRKISEEEIAKITEISQRDDLYEVLARSMAPSIYEMDDVKKGVLLQLFGGTNKTFKKGGRYRGDVNILLCGDPSTSKSQLLQYVHKIAPRGVYTSGKGSSAVGLTAYITRDIDTKQLVLESGALVLSDGGVCCIDEFDKMSDSTRSVLHEVMEQQTISIAKAGIITTLNARTSILASANPINSRYDPNLPVTANIDLPPPLLSRFDLVYLILDKVDEKIDRQLARHLTDMYLEDAPETVTSNVVLSVETLTSYIQYAKENFNPVMTTEGKNELVRAYVEMRKLGEDARSSEKRITATTRQLESMIRLSEAHAKMRLSNYVELIDVKEAVRLIKSAIKDYATDPITGKIDMDMVQTGTTSAQRRVQEDLSSEILNILDESNNLIRFNDLAVKLNERSSIRVENSDINEGIKRLSQEGKIVEVGDSHRRTIRKISLL